One genomic segment of Bacillus kexueae includes these proteins:
- the rplJ gene encoding 50S ribosomal protein L10 has product MSSAIEQKKLIVDEIAGKFRDSVSTIIVDYRGLNVAEVTELRKKLREAGVEFKVYKNTLTRRAVEQAELTELNDALTGPNAIAFSTEDVVAPAKILNDFAKEHEALEIKAGVIEGNVATAEEVKAIADLPSREGLLSMLLSVLQAPMRNFALAAKAVADQKEEQGA; this is encoded by the coding sequence ATGAGCAGCGCAATCGAACAAAAGAAACTGATTGTAGACGAAATTGCTGGTAAATTCCGTGATAGCGTTTCTACAATTATCGTTGACTACCGTGGTCTTAACGTTGCGGAGGTAACTGAACTTCGTAAAAAGCTTCGTGAAGCTGGTGTCGAGTTCAAAGTTTACAAAAACACATTAACTCGTCGTGCTGTAGAGCAAGCTGAGTTAACTGAGCTTAACGACGCGCTTACTGGTCCGAATGCGATTGCATTCAGCACAGAAGACGTTGTAGCTCCTGCGAAAATCTTAAACGATTTCGCGAAAGAGCATGAAGCTCTTGAAATTAAAGCTGGTGTTATCGAAGGAAACGTTGCAACTGCTGAAGAAGTTAAAGCGATTGCTGATCTTCCTTCACGCGAAGGTTTACTTTCTATGTTACTATCTGTTCTTCAAGCTCCAATGCGCAACTTTGCACTTGCTGCAAAAGCTGTGGCGGACCAAAAAGAAGAGCAAGGTGCATAA
- the rplK gene encoding 50S ribosomal protein L11 — protein sequence MAKKVVKIVKLQIPAGKANPAPPVGPALGQAGVNIMGFCKEFNARTADQAGLIIPVEITVYEDRSFTFITKTPPAAVLLKKAAGIESGSGEPNRNKVATIKRDKVREIAETKMPDLNAASVEAAMRMVEGTARSMGIVIED from the coding sequence GTGGCTAAAAAAGTAGTGAAAATTGTAAAATTACAAATCCCTGCTGGTAAAGCGAATCCAGCGCCACCTGTTGGTCCTGCATTAGGTCAGGCTGGTGTTAACATCATGGGATTCTGTAAGGAGTTCAACGCTCGTACAGCTGACCAAGCTGGCTTAATTATCCCTGTTGAAATCACGGTTTACGAAGACCGTTCATTTACATTTATTACGAAAACTCCACCTGCTGCTGTCTTATTAAAGAAAGCTGCTGGTATTGAGTCTGGTTCTGGTGAACCGAATCGTAATAAAGTTGCAACAATCAAACGCGACAAAGTGCGTGAGATTGCTGAAACGAAAATGCCTGACTTAAACGCAGCTAGCGTTGAAGCAGCAATGCGTATGGTAGAAGGTACTGCACGCAGCATGGGTATCGTCATCGAAGACTAA
- the nusG gene encoding transcription termination/antitermination protein NusG, producing the protein MEKNWYVVHTYSGYENKVKANLEKRVESMGMQDKIFRVVVPEEEETDIKNGKTKVSKKKVFPGYVLVELVMTDDSWYVVRNTPGVTGFVGSTGSGSKPTPLLPEEVTVILKRMGMEDARVEFDYELKETVKVTDGPFADFTGSIEEIDFDKNKVKVLVNMFGRETPVELEFSQVAKL; encoded by the coding sequence ATGGAAAAGAACTGGTATGTAGTACACACTTATTCTGGTTACGAGAATAAGGTGAAGGCGAATTTAGAAAAGCGTGTTGAGTCAATGGGAATGCAAGACAAAATCTTCCGAGTGGTTGTACCGGAAGAAGAAGAAACTGATATTAAAAATGGTAAAACAAAAGTTTCAAAGAAAAAAGTATTTCCTGGTTACGTTTTAGTCGAGCTTGTTATGACAGACGACTCTTGGTATGTTGTGCGAAACACGCCGGGTGTTACAGGGTTTGTTGGTTCAACTGGTTCTGGATCAAAGCCTACCCCACTTCTTCCAGAAGAAGTGACAGTAATTTTAAAGCGCATGGGTATGGAAGATGCTCGTGTTGAGTTCGATTATGAATTAAAAGAGACCGTGAAGGTGACAGATGGTCCTTTTGCGGACTTCACAGGTTCTATCGAAGAAATTGATTTTGATAAAAATAAAGTGAAAGTTCTTGTGAATATGTTCGGCCGTGAAACGCCTGTAGAGCTAGAGTTCTCGCAAGTAGCCAAATTATAA
- a CDS encoding class I SAM-dependent methyltransferase: MSEHYYSKQPSVESNPHSFSYTLKGKVFQFTSDSGVFSKNEVDFGSRLLIETFKLPTVSGDILDVGCGYGPIGISLASVDSSRRVDMIDVNERAIALAKKNAEANGVLNVDVFQSDIFENVVKDSYAAIVTNPPIRAGKQTVHNIFEGSFDRLIAGGELWVVIQKKQGAPSAIKKLEELFSEVEVVEKKKGYYIIRAKKD; the protein is encoded by the coding sequence ATGAGTGAGCATTATTATTCAAAGCAACCATCTGTGGAAAGTAACCCTCATTCCTTTTCGTATACGTTAAAAGGGAAAGTTTTTCAATTCACTTCAGACTCCGGGGTGTTTTCCAAAAATGAGGTGGACTTCGGTTCGAGGTTATTAATTGAAACATTTAAACTTCCAACTGTTTCTGGCGATATATTGGATGTAGGTTGTGGTTATGGTCCGATTGGGATTTCGCTTGCATCGGTAGATTCTAGTCGTCGTGTTGATATGATCGATGTGAATGAACGGGCGATAGCGTTGGCGAAGAAGAATGCGGAAGCTAACGGGGTTTTAAATGTTGATGTCTTTCAAAGTGATATCTTTGAGAATGTCGTGAAAGATAGTTATGCTGCAATAGTAACCAATCCGCCGATTCGAGCTGGGAAACAAACGGTTCACAATATATTTGAGGGAAGCTTCGACCGGTTGATAGCTGGTGGTGAGCTTTGGGTAGTCATTCAGAAAAAACAAGGAGCCCCTTCGGCTATTAAAAAATTGGAAGAACTATTTTCCGAAGTGGAAGTAGTAGAAAAGAAAAAGGGCTACTATATTATTAGAGCGAAAAAAGATTGA
- the rpmG gene encoding 50S ribosomal protein L33: MRKKITLACKQCGSRNYSTMKSANNAAERLEIQKFCKSCNAHTPHRETK, translated from the coding sequence ATGCGAAAAAAGATTACGTTAGCTTGCAAACAATGTGGAAGCCGCAATTACTCTACAATGAAGAGTGCTAATAACGCTGCGGAACGGTTAGAAATACAAAAGTTTTGTAAGAGTTGCAACGCTCATACCCCTCATCGCGAAACAAAATAA
- the rlmB gene encoding 23S rRNA (guanosine(2251)-2'-O)-methyltransferase RlmB encodes MSEEYIVGRNPVLEALRSTRDIHKLWIAENSKKGQAQQILSLAKEKGVSIQFVPKKKLDQMFSGNHQGVAAQVAAYQYSDLDDLFRLAEQRKEQPFFLLLDEIEDPHNLGSIMRTADSVGAHGIIIPKRRSVGLTQAVAKASTGAIEYIPVARVTNLARTIEELKERGVWIVGTDAKGAEDYRTLDGQMPLALVIGSEGKGMSRLIREKCDFLVKLPMIGKVTSLNASVAASLLMYEVYRKRYPLGEK; translated from the coding sequence ATGAGTGAAGAATACATCGTCGGTCGTAATCCGGTTTTGGAAGCATTACGCTCCACTCGTGATATTCATAAATTATGGATTGCTGAGAACTCAAAGAAAGGACAAGCCCAGCAAATCCTTTCGCTTGCTAAAGAGAAAGGGGTATCCATTCAGTTTGTTCCGAAGAAAAAGTTAGATCAAATGTTTTCAGGTAATCATCAAGGTGTTGCTGCGCAAGTGGCAGCTTATCAATATAGTGATTTGGACGATTTGTTTCGTTTAGCAGAACAACGAAAGGAACAACCATTTTTCCTTTTATTAGATGAAATAGAAGATCCACATAACTTAGGATCTATCATGCGTACAGCTGATTCCGTAGGTGCTCACGGTATTATTATTCCGAAACGCCGTTCTGTCGGACTTACACAAGCAGTGGCGAAGGCCTCAACAGGTGCTATTGAATATATACCGGTAGCCCGGGTGACGAATTTAGCTAGAACCATTGAAGAATTAAAAGAGCGAGGCGTATGGATTGTTGGAACGGATGCAAAAGGGGCGGAGGATTACAGAACGCTGGATGGGCAAATGCCGCTTGCGCTTGTAATTGGAAGTGAAGGGAAAGGCATGAGTCGACTTATTCGTGAGAAGTGTGACTTCTTAGTGAAGCTCCCGATGATTGGAAAGGTCACATCGTTAAATGCCTCGGTTGCTGCCAGTCTATTAATGTATGAAGTATACCGAAAGCGATACCCGCTAGGAGAGAAATAA
- the gltX gene encoding glutamate--tRNA ligase — translation MANNEVRVRYAPSPTGHLHIGNARTALFNYLFARNQNGKFIIRIEDTDKKRNIEGGELSQLKYLKWLGIDWDESIDVGGEFGPYRQSERNDIYKKYYDDLLERGLAYKCYCTEEELEQEREAQIARSEMPRYSGKCANLTDAEREALEKEGRQPSVRFRVPKGKVYNWNDMVKGDISFESDGIGDFVIVKKDGTPTYNFAVAIDDYLMKISHVLRGEDHISNTPKQMMVYESFGWDVPKYGHMTLIVNENRKKLSKRDESIIQFIEQYADLGYLPEALFNFIALLGWSPVGEEEIFSQEEFIQIFDADRLSKSPAVFDTQKLKWMNNQYMKNLELDKVVDLALPHLVRAGRVTEEDKEWAVRLISLYQEQLSYGAEIVELTEMFFKTEIAYDEEAKAVLSEEQVPEVLKAFKEEVQALDEFTAENIKKAIKSVQKATGQKGKKLFMPIRVATTGQTHGPELPLAIELLGKEKIVARLESVLS, via the coding sequence ATGGCAAATAACGAAGTAAGAGTACGATATGCGCCAAGTCCAACAGGACACTTACATATTGGAAATGCACGTACTGCGCTTTTTAACTATTTATTTGCTCGAAACCAAAACGGGAAGTTTATTATCCGTATTGAAGATACAGATAAAAAACGAAATATTGAAGGTGGCGAACTCAGTCAGCTTAAGTATTTAAAATGGCTAGGAATTGACTGGGACGAAAGTATTGATGTAGGAGGCGAATTTGGCCCTTACCGTCAATCCGAGCGTAATGATATTTATAAAAAATATTATGACGATCTTCTGGAAAGAGGACTTGCTTACAAATGTTATTGTACGGAAGAAGAGCTTGAGCAAGAACGTGAAGCTCAAATTGCTCGAAGTGAAATGCCTCGCTATTCTGGTAAATGTGCGAACTTAACGGATGCTGAGCGTGAGGCGCTAGAAAAAGAAGGTAGACAACCAAGTGTACGTTTCCGCGTTCCGAAAGGAAAAGTATATAACTGGAATGATATGGTCAAGGGAGATATCTCTTTTGAATCAGACGGAATTGGTGATTTCGTTATTGTCAAAAAAGATGGAACACCTACGTACAATTTTGCTGTAGCAATCGATGACTACTTAATGAAAATTTCACATGTTTTACGTGGGGAAGACCATATTTCCAACACCCCAAAACAAATGATGGTATATGAGTCATTTGGATGGGATGTTCCGAAGTATGGACATATGACATTGATTGTGAACGAAAACCGTAAAAAGTTAAGTAAGCGTGATGAAAGCATTATTCAATTTATTGAACAGTATGCGGATTTAGGATATTTACCAGAAGCATTATTTAACTTCATCGCTTTACTAGGTTGGTCCCCAGTTGGAGAAGAAGAGATCTTCAGCCAAGAAGAGTTTATTCAAATCTTTGATGCGGATCGATTATCAAAATCTCCAGCCGTGTTTGATACACAAAAACTTAAGTGGATGAACAACCAATACATGAAGAACCTTGAACTCGATAAAGTGGTTGACTTAGCGCTTCCACACTTAGTTCGTGCGGGGCGTGTAACGGAAGAAGATAAAGAATGGGCAGTACGTCTGATTTCGTTATATCAAGAGCAATTAAGTTATGGAGCAGAAATTGTTGAATTAACAGAAATGTTCTTTAAAACAGAAATTGCTTATGATGAGGAAGCAAAAGCTGTGCTTAGTGAAGAGCAAGTGCCAGAAGTTTTAAAAGCTTTCAAAGAAGAAGTGCAAGCTTTAGATGAATTTACGGCTGAAAATATTAAAAAGGCTATTAAATCTGTTCAAAAAGCGACAGGCCAAAAAGGAAAGAAATTATTTATGCCAATTCGTGTTGCTACGACTGGGCAAACTCACGGTCCGGAGCTCCCGCTTGCAATCGAACTTTTAGGAAAAGAGAAGATTGTAGCCCGTTTAGAAAGTGTTTTAAGTTAA
- the rplA gene encoding 50S ribosomal protein L1 → MPKKGKKYLEAAKLVDRAKAYDVKEAIELVKKTSVTKFDATVEVAFRLGVDPRKNDQQIRGAVVLPNGTGKTQRVLVFAKGEKAKEAEAAGADYVGDADYINKIQQGWFDFDVVVATPDMMAEVGKLGRVLGPKGLMPNPKTGTVTFEVEKAVNEIKAGKVEYRVDKAGNIHVPIGKVSFESEKLVENFTTIYETLLKAKPAAAKGTYMKNIAVTSTMGPGVRVDASTFVVTN, encoded by the coding sequence ATGCCGAAAAAAGGAAAAAAATATCTTGAAGCTGCTAAATTAGTAGATCGTGCGAAAGCTTACGATGTAAAAGAAGCAATTGAATTAGTTAAGAAAACAAGTGTTACTAAATTTGATGCGACTGTAGAAGTTGCATTCCGTTTAGGGGTTGACCCTCGTAAAAATGACCAACAAATCCGTGGAGCAGTTGTTTTACCAAACGGTACTGGTAAAACTCAACGCGTTTTAGTTTTCGCTAAAGGTGAAAAAGCGAAAGAAGCAGAAGCTGCAGGTGCAGATTATGTTGGAGATGCTGATTACATCAACAAAATCCAACAAGGTTGGTTTGATTTTGATGTAGTAGTTGCAACTCCAGACATGATGGCTGAAGTTGGTAAATTAGGTCGTGTGCTTGGTCCTAAAGGATTAATGCCAAACCCTAAAACTGGTACAGTAACTTTCGAAGTAGAAAAAGCTGTTAACGAAATCAAAGCTGGTAAAGTTGAATACCGTGTAGATAAAGCAGGAAACATCCACGTGCCAATCGGTAAAGTTTCTTTCGAAAGCGAGAAGTTAGTTGAAAACTTCACAACAATTTATGAAACTTTATTAAAAGCTAAGCCTGCTGCTGCGAAAGGTACTTACATGAAAAATATCGCAGTAACTTCTACAATGGGTCCTGGCGTACGTGTTGACGCTTCTACATTCGTTGTAACAAACTAA
- a CDS encoding Mini-ribonuclease 3 produces MFSLEPLKDAKQFNGLALAYMGDAVYEVYIRHFLLSKGNVKPHILHRLSKEFVSAKAQAAHLEQLMNNQLFSEEELAVIKRGRNAKSGTVPKNTDVQTYRHSTAFEALIGYLYLQGNIERINEIIGFIIEEKEGGTKDE; encoded by the coding sequence ATGTTCAGTTTAGAGCCGCTAAAGGACGCAAAACAATTTAACGGCCTTGCACTTGCCTATATGGGAGATGCTGTATATGAAGTGTATATACGGCACTTCCTCCTCTCAAAGGGGAATGTGAAGCCTCATATTTTGCATCGTTTATCCAAAGAATTTGTATCAGCGAAAGCGCAGGCTGCACATTTAGAACAATTAATGAACAATCAGTTATTTTCAGAAGAAGAATTGGCTGTCATCAAAAGAGGGCGGAATGCAAAGTCTGGTACTGTACCAAAAAATACCGATGTTCAAACATACCGTCATAGTACGGCGTTTGAGGCGCTAATTGGGTACTTGTATTTACAAGGAAATATCGAGCGCATAAATGAAATAATAGGCTTTATTATTGAAGAAAAGGAAGGAGGAACAAAAGATGAGTGA
- the cysS gene encoding cysteine--tRNA ligase yields MSIQIFNTLSRKKEPFIPLEDGKVKMYVCGPTVYNYIHIGNARPAIVYDTVRRYLQYRGFDVQYVSNFTDVDDKLIKAANELGSDVPTIAERFIDAYFEDVTSLGCEKADVHPRVTENMDIIIEFIEKLIEKGYAYESEGDVYYKTRSFEGYGKLSHQSVDELRAGARIQVGEKKQDALDFALWKAAKEGEIYWDSPWGKGRPGWHIECSAMARKYLGDTIDIHAGGQDLTFPHHENEIAQSEALTGKPFAKYWMHNGYINIDNEKMSKSLGNFILVHDIVKKHDPQLLRFFMLSVHYRHPINYSEELLESTKNAFERLRTSYGNLKHRLSSSANLTDDNDRWLNAIDEHRAKFIEEMDDDFNTANGISVLFDLAKQANYYLEEKNTSEQVIQAFLSVFDELGGVLGISFAQNELLDEEIEALIEKRIQARKDRNFALADEIRDQLKEMNIILEDTPQGTRWKRG; encoded by the coding sequence ATGAGTATTCAAATATTTAATACGTTATCTCGAAAGAAAGAGCCTTTTATTCCGTTAGAAGATGGAAAAGTGAAAATGTATGTGTGTGGTCCTACAGTATATAACTACATTCATATTGGAAATGCTCGCCCTGCTATTGTGTACGATACTGTTCGCCGCTATTTGCAATACAGAGGCTTTGATGTTCAATATGTCTCCAACTTTACTGATGTAGACGATAAATTAATTAAAGCAGCAAATGAACTTGGATCTGACGTGCCGACAATCGCAGAGCGTTTCATCGATGCGTATTTTGAAGACGTAACATCTCTTGGGTGTGAAAAGGCGGATGTTCATCCGCGAGTCACAGAAAATATGGACATCATTATCGAATTTATCGAGAAGCTTATTGAAAAAGGCTATGCTTATGAGTCTGAAGGAGATGTTTATTACAAAACGCGCTCGTTTGAAGGGTACGGAAAACTTTCACATCAGTCAGTGGACGAACTTCGTGCGGGTGCTCGTATTCAAGTCGGCGAGAAAAAACAAGATGCGCTAGACTTTGCCTTGTGGAAAGCGGCAAAAGAAGGCGAAATTTATTGGGATAGCCCGTGGGGGAAAGGTCGCCCAGGGTGGCACATCGAGTGCTCAGCAATGGCAAGAAAGTACTTAGGTGATACGATTGATATTCATGCTGGTGGGCAAGATTTAACATTTCCTCATCATGAAAATGAGATTGCCCAATCTGAAGCATTAACAGGAAAACCTTTTGCGAAGTATTGGATGCACAATGGTTACATCAACATTGATAACGAAAAAATGTCTAAGTCATTAGGGAACTTTATTTTGGTCCATGATATTGTGAAGAAGCATGATCCTCAATTATTACGCTTCTTTATGTTATCTGTCCATTATAGACACCCGATCAACTATTCAGAAGAGCTGTTAGAAAGTACGAAGAATGCTTTTGAACGTTTACGTACATCATATGGGAACTTAAAGCACCGTCTTAGTAGTAGTGCTAATTTGACGGATGATAACGATCGCTGGCTTAACGCAATTGACGAGCATCGTGCTAAGTTTATTGAAGAGATGGACGATGATTTTAATACTGCTAATGGGATTTCAGTTCTATTTGATTTAGCGAAGCAAGCGAACTATTACTTAGAAGAGAAGAACACATCTGAGCAAGTAATTCAAGCGTTCTTATCTGTTTTTGATGAACTTGGCGGGGTGTTAGGAATTTCTTTTGCTCAGAATGAGTTGCTTGATGAAGAAATCGAAGCGTTGATTGAAAAGCGTATTCAAGCGCGTAAAGACCGTAACTTTGCCCTTGCTGACGAGATCCGAGATCAGCTAAAAGAAATGAATATTATCTTGGAAGATACACCGCAAGGAACTAGATGGAAAAGAGGATGA
- a CDS encoding NYN domain-containing protein, which yields MNILLVDGYNIIGAWPELQALKQDNLEHARDLLVEKMSEYQAYTGFQVIIVFDAHLVKGIEKKLKSSRVEIIFTRENETADERIEKLVKTMLSVKNKIYVATSDYTEQWTIFSQGALRKSARELLIEMETIEEGIKRRVKKTQENRPYSKIKLSEDVAAQFEKWRRGNL from the coding sequence ATGAATATCTTGCTTGTAGACGGGTATAACATCATAGGGGCATGGCCTGAACTTCAAGCATTAAAACAAGACAACCTAGAACACGCACGGGACTTGTTAGTTGAGAAGATGTCGGAGTATCAGGCATATACAGGCTTCCAAGTCATCATTGTGTTTGATGCCCATTTAGTAAAAGGAATCGAAAAAAAGTTAAAGTCTTCCCGTGTTGAAATCATCTTTACGCGGGAAAACGAAACAGCTGATGAACGAATTGAGAAGCTCGTGAAAACGATGCTGTCTGTGAAAAACAAAATTTACGTCGCTACATCTGATTATACGGAGCAATGGACGATCTTCTCTCAAGGTGCTTTACGAAAATCAGCTCGAGAACTTTTAATTGAAATGGAAACCATCGAAGAAGGAATTAAAAGAAGAGTAAAAAAAACGCAAGAAAATCGTCCTTATTCCAAAATTAAACTGTCAGAGGATGTAGCAGCGCAATTTGAAAAGTGGAGAAGAGGAAATCTTTAA
- the sigH gene encoding RNA polymerase sporulation sigma factor SigH, with protein sequence MAKKALKKLEDEQIVELVHQGDSDALDFLITKYQNFVRAKARSYFLIGADREDIVQEGMIGLYKAIRDFKEDKLTSFKAFAELCITRQIITAIKTATRQKHIPLNSYVSLDKPIYDEESDRTLMDVITGAKVMDPEELIINQEEFDDIEVKMGELLSDLERKVLVLYLDGRSYQEISEELNRHVKSIDNALQRVKRKLERYLELREITS encoded by the coding sequence ATGGCAAAAAAAGCGCTGAAAAAGCTTGAGGATGAGCAAATTGTAGAGCTCGTTCATCAAGGAGACAGTGATGCGCTAGATTTTTTGATTACAAAATATCAAAATTTTGTGAGAGCTAAAGCTCGTTCATATTTTTTAATAGGTGCTGACCGTGAAGATATTGTTCAAGAAGGTATGATAGGGCTTTATAAAGCCATTCGTGATTTTAAAGAGGACAAGCTTACGTCTTTTAAGGCGTTTGCTGAACTTTGTATTACCCGCCAAATTATTACTGCGATTAAAACTGCAACCCGTCAAAAACATATTCCTCTGAACTCCTATGTTTCATTGGACAAACCCATTTATGATGAAGAGTCTGATCGTACGTTAATGGACGTTATCACTGGTGCAAAGGTGATGGACCCAGAAGAGCTGATTATCAATCAAGAAGAATTCGACGATATAGAAGTCAAGATGGGGGAACTTCTCTCAGATTTAGAGCGAAAAGTGTTAGTATTGTATTTAGATGGCCGTTCCTATCAAGAAATTTCAGAAGAGTTAAACAGGCATGTGAAATCCATTGATAATGCTCTCCAGCGTGTGAAGCGGAAGCTAGAGCGGTATTTAGAGTTGAGGGAAATAACGTCGTAA
- the secE gene encoding preprotein translocase subunit SecE, translating to MQRLTKFFRDVAKEMRKVSWPKGKELTRYTIVVLSTVAFLSVFFAVIDLGISELIRFIFE from the coding sequence ATGCAGCGATTGACAAAGTTTTTCCGTGATGTTGCAAAAGAAATGAGAAAAGTTAGCTGGCCTAAAGGCAAAGAATTAACACGCTATACAATTGTTGTTCTTTCTACTGTTGCTTTTCTGTCAGTCTTTTTTGCGGTTATTGATTTAGGTATTTCTGAGCTAATTCGTTTTATTTTTGAATAA
- the rplL gene encoding 50S ribosomal protein L7/L12, producing MTKEQIIDAIKEMTVLELNDLVKAIEEEFGVTAAAPVAVMGGAAGGDAAAEKTEFDLVLADAGAQKIKVIKVVREITGLGLKEAKELVDNTPKPLKEGIAKEEAEELKAKLEEVGASVEVK from the coding sequence ATGACTAAAGAGCAAATTATTGATGCTATTAAAGAAATGACAGTTCTTGAACTTAACGACTTAGTTAAAGCTATCGAAGAGGAATTCGGCGTAACTGCTGCTGCTCCTGTAGCTGTAATGGGTGGCGCTGCTGGTGGCGACGCTGCTGCTGAGAAAACTGAATTTGATTTAGTACTTGCTGATGCTGGTGCTCAAAAAATCAAAGTTATCAAAGTTGTTCGCGAAATCACTGGTCTTGGCTTAAAAGAAGCTAAAGAATTAGTAGACAACACTCCAAAACCACTTAAAGAAGGTATCGCGAAAGAAGAAGCTGAAGAACTTAAAGCTAAACTTGAAGAAGTTGGCGCTTCTGTCGAAGTTAAGTAA
- the cysE gene encoding serine O-acetyltransferase produces MFKMLKEDVEVIFDQDPAARSYLEVILTYSGLHAVWSHRVAHALYKRKFFFLARVISQISRFFTGVEIHPGAKIGRRFFIDHGMGVVIGETCEIGDNVTVYQGVTLGGTGKEKGKRHPTIKDNALIATGAKVLGSITIGENSKVGAGSVVLHDVPDHSTVVGIPGRVVVQNGVKVQKDLNHHDLPDPVADRFKELEKELETLKDELKQLKEKERVQ; encoded by the coding sequence ATGTTTAAAATGTTAAAGGAGGATGTGGAGGTCATCTTTGATCAAGACCCTGCCGCACGTTCTTACTTGGAGGTCATCCTAACATATTCTGGTCTTCACGCTGTTTGGTCACATCGCGTTGCTCATGCTCTATATAAACGAAAGTTTTTCTTTCTTGCTAGAGTTATTTCCCAAATTAGTCGATTTTTCACCGGTGTTGAGATTCACCCGGGAGCTAAAATTGGCAGAAGATTTTTCATAGACCATGGAATGGGTGTAGTGATCGGTGAAACATGTGAGATTGGTGACAATGTGACAGTATACCAAGGTGTTACACTAGGTGGTACAGGAAAAGAGAAAGGGAAACGGCACCCTACTATTAAAGATAATGCTCTCATTGCAACAGGAGCTAAAGTATTAGGGTCCATAACGATAGGGGAAAATTCTAAAGTAGGAGCTGGTTCAGTCGTTTTGCATGACGTGCCTGATCATTCAACGGTCGTTGGCATTCCTGGTCGAGTCGTAGTACAAAATGGGGTTAAAGTTCAGAAGGATTTAAATCATCACGATTTACCTGATCCAGTAGCAGATCGCTTTAAAGAACTTGAAAAAGAACTTGAAACGTTAAAGGATGAATTGAAGCAACTTAAAGAAAAGGAGCGGGTGCAATGA